Part of the Zingiber officinale cultivar Zhangliang chromosome 8A, Zo_v1.1, whole genome shotgun sequence genome, ttatttatataaaaaaaattatttttttaatcaagtataaataataattatttttatttaattcattcaaagaattaaataaagaaatactTATTAATCCTTACAATTTTTAATTATCATATTTTCCATCTCCTGATCTCCTCTATTCAAGAGCGGTTTATTTAATTCACTCCTTAAAGTTATTTTATATAAAAGTTTCATAAGGTCGccctaaaattaataaattagataCTAGTTTAACTGAAAAAAATAGATTACACATAATTTGAGCAACAATATTTTACATGTCTTGACACACACTAGTGTAATATGTTACCGGTTAATTGTTATGAAAAGTACAATAATTCATAATAATTATATCCTACAATAGCTATTAACCAGGAAAGAGATCACACTAGATATTTAATAAAGTTCGGCATATTATGCTTAACTAAATCCTTAAACACTAccaaataatatttcactaacttagaaaatattataaaataagagAGATTTAATTACCTCAACGTAGTAGAAGATGCAATTTGTTCTAAATCGAATTGACCGACCGAATTGATCGAATCAAATTgactaaaattgaataaattgaaaattttctagaCTAATTGAACCgatcgatttttttttaaaaaatcaaataaactaaactaataaaatatcgattaatttaattttcaactaaatTAACCGAACTTCCGAACCTTAAATCCAAATCaggtttagaatatttttttagcaTACAGATCAAATACAATTCTCataccaaaataaaaaaaaatagttttgatcaaaacaatcatccataataaaataaatgaatcAGAACAAACAAACACCATAATAAATTGATGTACTAATAACATGATTACTTCAGCTTCATGGGAGAGATCTCTAGCAGCCTTTGCCATGAGACTTGATGTTGGAAATGAGTAACTGGTCCTCCTAATTTACGCTGCCTTATTGGTGTGCGTCTTCTCGTAGCAAGGAGACCTGCCCATGATTGATGCACCTAGAAGGAAGAGAGGTGGAAGTCGAGCTTGGGGCAACCACTACCCTATGGTCAATCTGCAAGGGAGAGGAGGGCAAGGACTTAGAATTCGAGCAGGACTGCCAATGAGAACAACATAGAGGAGGGGAGGGCGGCGAGAGGGGGAGTCACGAATGGGTCACGAGAGTCGCGATGAGATTAAGGAAATAGAAAATTAGAGATTTTAAAGCTTTGCCTATAAACCTAAAtggaataaatcaaaatatctttttttttaaatttttttttttgaaataatcgAACTGAATTTTTAAATTCGAATGTTCGatctatttatttagtttaattaaattgCTACCCACCTCTAATTCTAATATCAAAACCAAAAAAGATAGGAGACTTTTACCGCCTTAAGActcattatttttctaaattcccGACGTGGGATTACttaatttttccaaaaaaattaaTGGACCAAATAAGTATTTGgcccaataaaaaaataaatctcaTTTTCGTAAAATTTCAGTATGTCAACAGTATTTTTAGTAGTTGATGGGATTATGATTCCACCTTCTTTAGATCTCATGTATAAAATGATATCAAACATTAATGTGCTCCGTCCTTGCAGGATAAGCATGGTTCTTTGCTAAATGAATAACACTTTGGCTATCACAATACACTTTAATATGCTTGTGCTCCATTTTCAGTTCACCAAGCAATCCTTGAAGCCAAATTGCCTCCTTCATAATCTTTGTAAGTATGATATACTCTGCCTCTGTCGTAAATAAAGCAATTGTTGATCGTAAGGTAGACTTCCAAATTAAATGATCGGTGCCTTTGCAAAAGAAAACACATTATCAGTAGTTGATCGACAATTGTTAAAATCATCAGCATAATCAGAATCACAATACCAAACTACATATTAACCACATATTGTTTGTTGCACTGAAATATCAAAATAACATCTACGTGCTCAAAATATATCGTAGAATCCATTTTACAGCTTGTCAATGTTCCTTTCCAGGATCATGCATATATCTACTCACAACCCCAACTGCCTATGAAATATCAAGTCTAATACACACCATTGCATACATCAAACTGCCAACAACATGTATACAGTACTTTTGACATGCATTCCCATTTTGCATCATTCTTTGATAACATGGATACACTAAACTTGAAATGAGAAGCAAGTGGAGGTACTAACTGGTTTTGATTTCTCATTCATGTCAAAATGTTTTAGTACCTTCCCCAAATATTCTTTCTGAGATAAACAAAGCCTCCCCACTTTTCTATCTGTTGATATTTCCATGCCGAGAATCCTCTTTGCTTCATCAAGATCCTTCATCTCATACTCCTTGTTTAATTGATctttaatttctctatttctgtCTCTTGATAGCTATTAACATATCGtcaacaaaaagaagaagatatatatatatatgatccatCTTGTAGCTTGTGTAAATACACACAATGATCATATTTGCTTCTCATGTACTTTTACCTTATCATAAACTTATCAAATCACTTGTACCACTACCTCAAAGATTGCTTCATCCCATACAATGATTTTTTCAATTTGCATGCCATCTTTTCCTCTCCAGCAACTTTAAATCCATCTGACTGAGTCTTGTAGATTTCTTCATCCAAATCTCCATGTAAAAAAGAAGTTATTATATTCATTGAACTAGTTCCAAATCTAACTGTGCTACCAAAGCCAATAAAATTTTGATGGAGGAATGCTTTACAATGGGACAAAGTACTTCATTATAATCAATTTTCTCAGTCTGTCAAGAAATCCAACTTTCTTTGTATATATCCATTTGCAACCAATTGCTTTCTATTCCTTCGGAGACTTGTTAATTTCCATGTCTGATTCTTATGAAGGGACTGGATTTCTTCATCCATGACATTCCTCCATTTTTTCTATTCTGAACTTTAGACTTATTCACTATAAGTAGCAGGAACATCATCAATTAGAACTGCAGAAGCGACCATATTGACATAGAGAGCAGGTTATCTTATTGTCCTTTTTCCTTAGTGCAATTGATTCATGTTGCTGTGGAGGTTCTTGGGTCTGAACCTCTTCTTCATCTAGTTGTAAAGGTTCTTGAATTTAAAACTCTTCATCTACTATAGGAGAGTCATCATCATTTTCTTTATTAGCGGTGACAATTCTATTACCTTCAAACTCTAATTATTTGGTAGTACCATCTGACTACAATATTTGTTTAGAAATCATCTTCCTAAATATGACAGATTCATCAAAAGATGCATCCCTGTTGAAAATTACCTTCTTTGTTTTTGGACACCAAAGACGATAGCTATTAACACCTAAGGTGATTCCCATGAAGATTGTCTTCTTTGCTCTTAGATCCAGCTTTGACTCCTTAACATGATAGTATAAGATGGTTTTTACCATTAATAGTAGTCGGTGGTAAATGATTATCAAGGTAACAAACATATACCAAAACCTCAATCCAAAATTCTTTGTCTAGCCCAGCATTATAGACAACAATTCTAGAACCTGCTGTAAAAGGATATCTTAAACTCACTTTGTCACATGCTGAAATGACGGGTGCCATAAAAAATCTCCATTGCAAATCTAGTTAGACTGCATTTCTAGCCAAGATTGAAGATGAAGAAATTGTTGTTGTTGATGTAATGAAATTGTTGTTGTTATGCCATTTCTACTATAAATTCCAGTTAATAGCAGAAACGGAATGCCAATTAGCCCAAAAAATTTCTTAAGGATCAACCATAATGCATACTTAGTgttgtaaacgagccgagccgagccgagctttggggtgttcaagcttgtttgataagataatcgagccgagccaagccgagcttaaaatgaaccaagcttttgaaatgagtgttcaagcttggcttggtttattttttatgagcttgagcttgtttgaagcttggcttgagcttggttcgtttagatgttatcaagctctcaattcaagcttggcttgagcttggttggagcttggttcgtttagatgttatcaagctctcgattcaagcttgtttgattggttgaaacttttaattgtttgattagttattaagattgataatttaaatttatttattttattttattatttatttagcatattgaaagagttttattaataaatatggttcgtgaacattgttcacgaacgttgttcatgaacattgttcacgaacgttgtacatgaacattgttcacgaacgttgttcacgaacgttaacgagctgaacacatatgtattcaaacttgtttgtttagcttaacgagctgttcaagcttgtttgtttaattaatcttatgtatattgaacgaacataaacaagctcttacctagccgaacaccaagcttgttcacgaacgcttggttcatttacagccctatgcATACTCGAAATAAACTTGGTTATACCAATTTGTTATTTAATTTCCACCATACATGAAAGAGAACCCACCCCCCAGATATTTTACAAAGTTCAGCAAATTAATaccaaaataatatttcactaacttataaaatattataaagtaAAAGAGAAAAATTCAATCGCCTGATTATAGGGGAGGAGACAATTCTACTATCAAAACCAAAAGGGACAGGAGTCTTTTATAGCCTTAAGACTCTTTATTTTCGACACTTCCAATgtgaaattatttaattttaccaaaaaaaaatcaatggacCAAATAAATATTAGGCCCCAAAAACAACACAATAGATCTCCTCGCAATCTCTCGATCAAGCCACCGCGAGTTCATAGTCACAAGCTCGCAATCTCCTCATGAGCTTGCAGCGGTTGCACTTGCAGCTCTTTTATCCATTCTTTCTAGCAATGATCAATCCTCACCTAAAcagaaatgatttttttttttaaaaaaaaataaacagacaGATATTTGTTCAAATGTCCCTCCAGTTTCACTGAGAGTTTCAAAACTAAACCGGTTGAAATCTACCTCGAATGGCACATTTGAGTGGACCCGCTAAAATTAGTCTTTTTCCAGCAACTCCGCTGAAAACATGACCCAGATTGTCCCCCGAGTACCCTGCACCAGAGCTATTGCTGCTAGGAATCCTTCATTTCCTGCTCTCTTCAGTCCGTATCAATAATAATTTACACACCACCCAATAATATCATAATTTATAACCTTGTCAGCAAACTTATGGGCTTCTAGAAAAACAAAGAATAATAGAAGAGATCAAATCTTAAAATGGCTTCTTCTTCATCACCAAAGGGTACAATCAAAATACAACCTGAGGATTAAGCGAACAGGCAACAGTGATATATCGGGAGAATGTTGAATTCCAACTAAATTTGATACAAGTTCCTGTTGGACTATCCAATGGTTTGCATGAATTGGTGTTTCTCTGTTCACAGATCCAGCTCAGAATGCATGTGGAGGGGGGCTCAACCACAGCTCTGCAAACTTGACCTTGGACACACTCTCCAGGACCTCAAATGGCGTGACGTCGCCCACAACCACCACTTTCTTGCTCTCCAAGTCCATCTCGATCGACGAAACTCCTACAAACATTGGCGCGAACAGACATACATCACCACCTTAGCTTGCTGATGATCTATCTATTTAAACAGATAGTCACTGGTCGTCTTATTACATGCTTGTGTGTTATTCCAgtcaaataatatatattatagaGCTTTACTTCTCTGACAACATGAAAATTGCTTGTTGCCAGTCCTGTATGGCTGAAGTGAAGGATCATCGAGAAGTCTTAGATAGAGGCAAAATTGAATATTAGGTGTTTACTTATAATCTTGTGACTCTTCCCAAGTAAAGAAACGTCCTGAAAATTATATCTCTGGAACAGACTCAATATGTAGCCCTGTCGATTGTAAGATGGATACACCAGAAGAGAAGGAAAATAGAGATTCGTTTACCTTCCATCTTTGAAATGTGCCTATGGACTTTTCTTGCACAGCCACTGCAGTGCATGGATACTCTCAGTACTACTGTCTGCAATCCCACGAGACATCATGAGAGAAGCTGGAGTGTTTATgctaaaaatttaaattcaagtttaagaATAttcaaaagaaagaaaatttttcatCTAGAGGATTACCTTGGGTTCCAAGTGGAAAGCAAGTGTCTTCGCACCATCAAAAGCATCCTTAAACTTTAGGACCTCGCTCTGGAGTAGAGCTCTCCTCtctgcttcttcctcttcctccaaaGTGTTCGAGCAAATGCAAGTGTTTGCAGAGATCATAAGCGAGAAACAATTGAATACCTTCACCAGACTAGATCTCCCCATTTTCTACAATCcttgttagaaaattatatggGAATTTGAAGGAGCTAGAAGAAACTTAGAAGCAACAACCGAATTGTGGTTTCACTATTATCCAGTAAACCTTTGGCTCCCAACTTATAAGCAAGCTGGCCAGGCGTTGTCTCATTGGGTAAACTCTAATCCATTAATGTCGATCATTACATCTTATTAATATTAGTACGTCTACTTGTTTCTCATGAATGCCGATGATTCATTGAACCGTATATTGGCTCCTTGTTTAATGATTATAAAAATTAACCCCAGCATGTTTCTGGCTCATTCCAAAATAATGCTTCTGATTGGTCATTGTGAGTTGACCAATCAGTAAAACAGAGCCCGCTGAAGTCAAATCTAAGTCGACAGAAGTCAAGTGGGACTGCAGCCCCCTCCATGTGAGTCGGTCCTTAAGTAGAGAACcaataatatgatattataaaAATGGAAGAACAGAGGATGTAAACAATTCCTTAAACACCTAAATATTGGTACAACTCATATAATCATAAGATCTAATTTTGATTAGAGAAAAAGTAGAACAAGCTTGTGGATGAATGACCTAATGTTGGGGAATCTAATTGCTGGAGGGCACGTGGAGACTGTTTAAGTTGTCCATAGCAACAGCGGCTCCAATGTGAATAACTTTGCATATCAATGACACGACATCTTAGTAAAAATAGTGGTTGATGATTATCACTAGAAAATTTTGTTTGGGTGTGCTGTCTAATCCAACATCGACATGGAAATGTTATATGAGCATGGGCATGTCACTGAGCAAAGCCACCACAAGATAACGATGGACCATCCATTAAAGAGGTATCTTCTCTTACAGTGCACAGTTGGCCTTTGATGTATGAAAACTTTGTCCATCCTCGGTTCTAGCTAATCATCTCAAGTATTGTCACCTGCATCACAAAGTCTGTAACTGAGCTAAGCATCCAAGGAGAATTTAAAATGATCTAGCAGTTATTGTGCCTGGTTTCACCTGGAAAGAACAATAAGCAAACAATTCAAGAATGTGTCTGCACGCACTAGAGGACTGTGAACGGCAGAGAGAACTTGCAGTTCATGCTCTGTGGGACGTTAATTGCATCATTTTCAATGGAAAGAGAAGTATGCCGAACTAAATTATTTTGCCAGAATGCGCTCCTGttccccttttctttttcttgttgcaAGGATATGTTTTTAGAGGACGtgcagagaaaaaaaaaaaagagtaatggGTGCCAACTCAAACAGCACTTTCCCCCCGACAAGGCAGTAATCGAAATAGAACTCTACTGGTGTTGATGAGGATTTGTTCTTCAAAACAACTAATCGTTGAAATAGCATCTGGATAAATGTTGAAATGGCTTAGTGCTCTGGCCCATAAACCCTCTCTGGTTATGATGAGTTTGTTTGTAAATCTCAAAATTTGTGCGTGCAGATTGACAAGATATGGAACCTATACAACTAGCACTCCTGGATTACTAATGCATCAAACCTCGGAAATTTCTGCATCTGGTCAAGCATCGAGCAATGAGACAACTTCTTGCTAACACAATTGATCCTATCCGGAAGTTGAGTCGGACAGAGATAGGCTCACTGTCGTTGGTGTTGACGGAAAGTTGTCACGGAACCTGGTCGATCTGGCACCCGCCGGAAGGACTCCCACGAGCAGATGACTGAGGGGGTGTGGTGACGGAGATGATGAAGCAAgaaccctgcgcacactcagatgaGCCGCCTCACGTTAGAGATCAAGAACTagggaaaagtccccgggtcaagccctccgacgctcaaatcaggtacttttccccagaagcacagagaaaggacgaaaagtaaaagacgagtgtgaaaagacgagtgagcgtacctgcgtaagagaCAAAGCTTCCCTTGTTATACTACAAGGGATGTTTCTGGAGTCTGACGGGTGTtagggaatgtcggatgtcaggctttgtctggcggtgaatgacacgtggtGTCCTCCTATAGGTCTAGGAAAAATCAGCGGGTGGTGAGCAccagaccgttagcatattctcCAACAGGTAATGATTATTCcctgacaggttgttacgattctctgGCTTACTTGTCATGTAGTGTATGCTTGCCCCGATCTGTTAACCCTGAACTGGGTCCCTACGCTTGTCGGCCTCGCTCTGTGAGGTGTAGACCTATATTTCCTAACCTGCGTTTGCCGCTTCACAAATCCAGATTTGTACACCCAGCCTTGTCCTGCGCATCCTGTCTTATGAACTCCTGACCTGCCTTACCTTGTGTCGCAACCCGTATGTCTTGGTTTGGCTCCGTTTATCCTGCGTCCTGACTTGTATGCTTCCGTCCGATTCCGTATGTTCCGACTAGTACGCCTTAGTCCGATTCCGTCTATCCCGCCCTGTATCCTTAGCTTGCACATCCTGACCTGCACGTTTTGGTCTCTGTGTTCTGTCAAAAATCCTGACGTGTATCCTTAGCTTGCACCtcccgacctgcacgttttgGTCCTGGTGTTCTGTACCGTAAGGCTATAAGtcttgacctgtatccttggtttgcacatcccggcctgtacgctttggtccagaTATCCTGTGtcacaaggctataagtcctgatctGTATTCTTGGTTTGCACATCTCGatctgtacgctttggtccaggtaacctgtgccgcaaggctataagtcctgacctgtatccttggtttgcaCATTCCGACATGTACGCTTTGGTCCAGGTATCCTATGCCACAGGGCTATAAgttctgacctgtatccttggtttgcacatccCGATCTGTACGCTTTGATTCCTGTGTTCTGTACCGTAAGattataagtcctgacctgtattctTGGTTTGcacattccgacctgtacgctttggtccaggTATCTTGTGCCGCAAGACTATAAgttctgacctgtatccttggtttgcacatcccgacctgtatgttTTGATTCCTGTGTTCTGTACCGTAAGACTATAAGTCCTGACATATATCCTTGGCTCCGAGTCCCTACTCGATGCGTAGGTCTAACCTCGGACTGCCACTTGTGCCTGACCAGGACCATCTTGTAATCTGACCCTTTGATCTCCACATAGGTTGGATTCTTGACCTTCATGTAGGTCAGACTCTTGATCACCACGTAGGCATGACTTTTGACCGTCACGTGagtttgacttctgaccaccCCAAAGGCTTGACTTCCGACCACATCCGTTGTCCGACCCCattatcatgcaccgtatcaacaATAACAACAGAAAGTACACTTATTTTTTGCTCTGCTTTACAACTAGATTGCCCTCTTCAGCCCCTGGTGACTTCTTCATTGAATCCCTGCAGCTCTCGACTTGTGCGGCAGCATAAGCCGCTTCAACTTTAGAGCACATACAGGTTCATAAGAAATCTTTCGACTTGATCATAGGATCTAATTCCATAGAGCACTGAAATCTTTCCTAAGGTCTTCTCCAATGCAAGATTATgaaatgtttataaaaaaaactaaaaaaaacaagCCTTAAATCACTCTAGAGATGATGTTTGAAATCTATAATTGAAAGGTAgtagtaaaaatttaaatatgttcTTTTGTCTGAAAATTGATATAATATATGATGTAGTGATAAAGAGGAACCCATTAAATGTAAGTTAAAGGATAGAGATAGCAATcgatgtggaggtcaaagtcaaaaagaTCAATATCAGAGGACCAACAGACTCATCAAAAGGGGGGGCCAAGCGGAGCTCTATTGCAGTGGTCGATTGAGCGTAAAGCTTTCGACCGATAAAGGGTTGGTTCAAGCAGAACGCTCATACATCTAAGATCATGAGACGCTCGCCACGGAGCAGAGGACCGTTGGGACAACCGGAGTGTTGGTCCTGTCGAACGATAACAAGCTACTATATCCAGACAACGCAAGAAAGAACTGCAGAGGTTGATCGATCGATGAAGTCCCAATTGATCTGTCACCCCGCTCGACCAAATGGCGGGATCATTATCGTATCTCTCAATATCCTTTTGAGAGATAGTGTCGTTGACACACGACATGATCGACAGACGGATCGTacaacggaagcttccactgtcttgtcAGGAATATGCATGCTCTGTTAAGATATGGTATCAGAGATACTTTTCTAACAGGTCATTTCATATGATAAATTGGAGAACGTGCCAACGATTAATTAGAGAATGTATTCATGTCTCGAGGAGCGTGCACATCGCTCACAAGGACACTATATAAATGGAGGTCTTACACCGATGGAGGTACACATTATTCACTATTCATGTCTGTGTCTACTGTTACtccgtttttttttctttccgatGACTAACTTGAATATCGAAGGGTTAACGTAGACAACCCCCTTCCGTGACTCGGTACTGACATTTTTTATATTACAGAGCGGAGGAAAATCTACATCCAATCAATATAACAATTATATTCTTAACTTATTATCTTTATAATTATCAGACAGGAtgaatatatataaaatcataCGACTCCatatataaatttgataaaaaaaataaaaaaaaactcattttgaATTCTAATCATTGAAACTATTAGAGAGATATTATTATTGATATTATATATTAGGATCAcacaaaaaaatcatttaaaattttaactaaagATGTCCTAAAAAAAATCATCTACCAGAAACAAGATTGGATGAACTCAGTCTTAGCATGCAAAAAGTCAAGTCGCAATCCACCGTTGCCTTTCTTTTACAATTCCAAAAAAAAACCGCACCTCTCTATTAAAAATCCGAAACTCGAAATCTATCTGTAATTAGAAACACAAATACACAATTACAATTTACAATACAAATTTCGGCGGGTGAGTAACAAACTCGGCTCTTCCCATTATTTAAACCCTTTTTTTATCTCCCCTCTCTCTCTGGCTCTCGCTCTCTCCGGCGTTTGGGTTTGAAACGGATCGAGATTTGCTTGGAGGTGGCGACGATAGGGTTTTGCCGTCCTGATCGTTCTTGCTATCGCTCTGGATTCTTCTGGTTTGAATCCATGGCCAAGAAGCGGAAATCGGAGGCGACGGGGCTCGACGAGGTGGATCGCACGCTTTATTCCACCTTCTGTGGTGCCGCCAATTCGCTGTCGCAGCTCTACACGCAGGCCATGAATCAGCAGAAGGTCTCCTTCCAAGCCGGCGAGCGTCATGCTCTGGTTAGTTCCTTTCCGTCCTAACCCTTTTTCACATATGCCTCCGATTGAAACTGAGCTCGGGAATCTCGTAAAAAGATGTCCATCAGGAATGATTTCTTAAAGATTACATTATTGCCTTTTGCTTTCTTGTTAACCTTGACTACCTGTGACGGTTTCGGTAGCACTTTATTCAGCACTACTATGGAGGAATAGAGATGACATCAGACGACGACGAATTTCATAAACTCGATATCAGAGTCAATGAGAATCGAGATTCTTTTTCTTCAAAAAAGGGTTTTATATGGGAAACCCTCAAGCTGAAGTGGTTAAGCGGCAGCAATATTGTTTGATTATTGATTGGTTCCATCCTGCTTGGTGGATAGGTTGCATCCCGAAGGGTTTTGAGAAGGTGACTTTGCAAAATTGAGCTTTGCTACAGTATAATCTATCTTGGGATAATGATTCAATGCTTCAATTTTCACCTCACAAGTCTCTTGTGTTTCAAAGGCGCAATTTAGTTGAGAGTCGATTGTGTTCTTGTTATTCAATTTAATTTGACTTTATTCCTGGCCAATCTATTATTCCTTACTTGCTCACTACTCTCACTAGTTCAAATGACTGGGAGTAATGGTCATAAACATGTTTGCTATTTAGTAAGGTTGAAAATTTGTGTGTTGACTTGAAGGTTCAAACTCATGAGTTCGTTGATGTAGTACTTGCATAAAGAGAGAGACTCCCATGGTTTTTTCTTCCTCAAAAGACATCTTGAAGTACATGTAACCTGTTGAGGCTTTCAAACAATAGCTTATGTGGACTAAATTTGTTTTATAACTGCTAAAGGGCAGTCAAGTGCCTGCATTGCTCTCACTTCATACCATCTAACATGGTAAGATTGTATTGTTTTGCCCTTTTTTGAAAGAGTGTGTTTCGAAGGATGGTGACCTCCTTGACCCTTGGAATTTGTGAGACATTGAGGTATTTCCAAAGCTAGCCAATGTCATTTAGATTTGCCTtatgattcatgatgttgtaataTGTGGTTTCttttccatttgcaagtagtcgaGCAATGGAGTTGTTATGGGTGATTTTGTGTTCCATTTGCTCTTAGTCTAAGCATCGAGAGTACAAGTTTAGGAAATTAGTTGGCTTTGATGGTTTTGATTGTGCAAATGAGATTCATGCTGATGGTTCTGGATACCATCAGATGAATTGTAGGTTGTGAATGGTTTTGAGACTGATTGTTGTCTTCCCATGTGCTTAATCTTGTCTTGTTGTGGGTAAAAAATATTAACTGTGTGAGATTAATATCTTTAACCAGAGTCACAATTAATCTATCTATGCACAAACATTTTGCCAAGATGTTTtatctttctcttttctcttttcccAATCTCTtctatatgtttttttttctgtCTCACATTGTTCTGCTCTTGCGATATTTAGTTAGTGTGTGCCCTTTACGGAAAACCAGTACTGATATAAAGATCGCTCCTGTAAATACATGGTTTAGGAGAGTTATAATTTTATTCTGCATAGCAAAGAGGATCTCTAACTGTAATCCCCATCTATGATGAAGTGGACCAACATAACCATTGCACCGTCCTTGCCTACTTTTTGTGAGATCAGAATTATCTA contains:
- the LOC122011564 gene encoding protein SODIUM POTASSIUM ROOT DEFECTIVE 2-like — encoded protein: MGRSSLVKVFNCFSLMISANTCICSNTLEEEEEAERRALLQSEVLKFKDAFDGAKTLAFHLEPKTVVLRVSMHCSGCARKVHRHISKMEGVSSIEMDLESKKVVVVGDVTPFEVLESVSKVKFAELWLSPPPHAF